From the genome of Phlebotomus papatasi isolate M1 chromosome 2, Ppap_2.1, whole genome shotgun sequence:
aattattgtGCTTCTTTTTTTACcttgtcaaaataattttttttgttatttgtttgaTAGATAAATTTGTGAAAACGGAGGTAAAAATGAGAAATCCAATTTGTAAATAAAGGAAGAACAATTAAATGtgtattgaaaataataattgtcttttctttcacaatttaGATGATTTAGGTTTATGTTTTGGCTAAATCGATCATTGGGTTATGTCTATGACGCAGCATTCCTATGACactgtgattttccatttgaaattttgaataatatccGAGGAAAACTTAtatactcgaatcgatgttgaattaactcattttcgttgtgattttcgaataactatattttagagttgattttacttctatttaggtgtaatattcggaagagttgttttaacttttttttcctaaaatttacatgacaaaagtgtataaataactctttttaatacttaaaataactcgttttacgagttaaaataactcgtttcaagagttaaaaaaaccttttttagagttaaaataactctttcaaatcccaaaatgaattgttttgcaattttatgtttttgtttttattttatcattttctttattaatattttcttcccTATGTTCCCTAttttccgagcgaaatatcatgtATGATGCTAGCACATGTTTTTATGAAGCActgttacggcgttatcacacttgtactttaaaattttaatgtgattcatattaattttcgcttgtgagcgtccaattatgttatttgtgtctttgagtcacttaatatgtGGGGTTttactatttattgataaagaagtggacttggcctgcaaaaataagtttaaatttacctaaagcataaatatttttcacattaaaaaattaaagagaaaatcgcattaatttttcgcattaatgctataaatcaatttatatcaaatattgGGGGCCAAGTCTGCCTTTTTAtgaacaaatagatcaaattttgaatataaaatgactcaaacacacaaattacacatttggactctcaccagcgacaattaatgttaatcatattaaaattttaatgtgcaagtgtgataacacagttaggcatatttttaattgatgttccatatgaactttgtcacacgaaaatcttcttgactgaagtatattcttaaaacgaaaacgcttaagcatatacttcagtcgagatgaaattttacatcgaaaaagaataataattacatcgattacatcgatatccaacgaattaattcaacatgcacgaagagttgttttaactctatttactaaaatttgcaACGAAAAAGAGCAACAATTAATACATCGATAATCGTAGAATTAATTCAACTGtcagagttgttttaactttttatgttttttcttagtgtaccaCTTAAGCCGCCTATCTCTTGCTTTTTCCGTAACGTACTGAAACCTAAGACTTTCCCTGATGCAATCATTCTTTACCTTGATATTCAAGTCACTCCCAGGGCCACCTTATTACTCTCATTTTTGACACTTATAAGCGGTTGTCGTGAATCTTTTGACAATGAGCATCTTGGAGTAAAGCCGGTCACACTACAGTTTGTGTGTGGTAATCGGAAAAgcagtcaaaaattttttatatagcaactTTTAGCTAGCGACGCGtttcgatttatttaaaatcttctTCAGACTCTATAAACGAAAGATATaataaaaagaggaaaaaaaggaaactAGAAAAAACTCTAAAACTACAACTCACACTAGCAGTATGTCACCAAAGTCAAAACGGTTGAAGTTTTTAACATGTTAAGGACAAGATCTACACAAGACAATAATTAGAAAAGATTCTCAAAGAAAATTgagaattcaattaaaaaacagCACTGCACTCAACTCTGTATTCTTCTGCTCGCTGCCTCCCAGACCAATGACGAGTAGAACTGGCCCAATTCAGCTCCCTCCTGTCGATCATTTACGCAACCGTTAGGTCCATGACGTTGTATATGGTACTACAGTACTACAGTGTACTACAGTTTGTACACTAAGCCCGTGgaagattttgatattttcctgtCACAAAGGACTTCACTGGCTGACCACTATTTTAGCCAAACGACCCGTTTGCTGTGATTTGACATCCTGAATATTTAAATTGAGAGATCAATGGGAAGTCCTCATTACTCAATTGCATGGATTGGTAGGGTCCATATGTCGATTTTCTACAATGGGAATGCTGTGTGCACTCAGTGCCCTTACTATACCATAtccgcaaacatttttttttacaaaaataacacAAGTTTGATAAGTCATTTTTCTATACCAAAAtccaattatttatttcaatattcaaagtagggtaagggctcataatttataattttggacattaagcatcgaagttccaagtttgaagtgcgatattttctatactaattgacatttcttgttactctcttttcagaagggttgtttagaaacttagcaagccatttatcgtcttatttttattaaaattagttttaatacgtttaaaaatgaatagataagtagaggtgaccttggctcttattttggacaacttgtttattaatttgtccaacttgactgtaaatttggacagctaatccgcctcaataggatgcccattgttcttcatttcatgaaccaatcttaccaagtcctcttcctgttcatgtaagggaaacataGAATGTCagagaagcccggaaactttccatatcattcattaaagtgagttgacttcggtgctccaagtacgtgcggattcgctcattccctgacctttccgggagcctttcaaggcatttctcgctacatctctttcgtagagatgatgctcctttgtttctccaggcatttgtccaacctagtcatcacaaaagctaaaacttcacgaaatttcgtgagaaaaacacctgtccaaaataagaatcatcacctcactggtgaatctcttaaaaaatttcccatttttcacacgaaaaatcaaattcacaaggcaaatctcacttcagatcaaatgtacaaatcaccactaacgtgaatcaacacaatattgaataataacactcaaaaaaaccgaagaaacattgttagtacttcaccacagctaaataagactgaagtaaacacgaagttctgtcatatttctcgtaagcaattgttcacactgaatttttaacaaagcaatttcaactcaaatcatattcaaaatttaacgtatttagtgtcaaaatcttccaaaaagaacaaatatttagatagaattcattattcatcaaatattggaaaaaaaatccatcattttaatcaatttatttttagtgtccaatgttatcctcaaagtgtccaaaataagaaactggacaaaattatgagcctttcccctatgtagTAAACTAAACTGTTGACCGCGGCACCACTTAGGGACACACGGCTTTAAAAGAGTGAATGAAAGTCAAACTaaattttagtgataaaaattgacaaaatctcaaaaaaattaagacatcATTCTACAACGCTAAAGTAAGATAAGAGTGACGTTAAAGGAATCGCTGAAACTATCCCCGGTTTACATATTTGTACTCTTTGTACTACTGCCGGGACCTGGTGCTCCTATTGGAGTCTTGTGACGATTTGCTGCGCTGGGACGAAGATCTGGATGATGGAGAGAGATGATGAATCCTTGTACGAGTCATTATATTATTTCGTGAGTATTCTTCAGCTGTTGCTCTCCTTGTTCTATGCTGTGGACTCATCATTTGCATCTGAATGTAGCTTCTGCTGAGCGGAGAAACCGCCACCTGGACATTCTTAGCACGTTTTGGTGTACTTGGTCCAGATTTGACGCTACTCGCTGAAGAAGATTGCGACAAGGACATAGGTGTTTCTTTGTCATTTCTGTTCTCACTCCTTCTTCCCCTCTGAGACGGAGTCCTTGATGGTCTTTCTGGTTCTTTCTCTACGGGTTTCTTCGGAGATTTCCGATCAGGCTTCTTCTGCTCCCTCAGATTTTGTGCACTTGGTCCAGACTTAGTGCTACTGGCTGTGGAAGATTGCGACGAGGATATAGGTGTCTCTTTGTCATTTCTGTTCTCACTTCTTCTTCCCCTCTGAAACGGAGTCCTTGGAGTCCTTGATGGTCTTTCTGGTTCTTTCTCTACGGGTTTCTTCGGAGATTTCCGATCAACCTTCTTCTGTTCCTGCAGACTACGAGTACTTGGTCCAGACTTGATGCTACTGGCTGAGGAAGTTTGCGACAAAGATAAGGGTGTCTCCTTGTCATTTCTGTTCTCACTCCTTCTTCCTCTTTGAGACGGAGTCCTTGATGCACTTTCTGATTCTTTCTCTACGGGTTTCTTCGGAGATTTCCGATCAGCCTTCTTCTGTTCCTGCAGACTTCGAGTACTTGGTCCAGACTTCGTGCTTCTGGCTGTGGAAGATTGCGACGGAGAGTCACCTTTGTTCTCTCCTCTTCTTGTTCTATCAGACGGAGTCCGTAGAGATTTTTCTGGTTCCTTCGGTTTCACCTTCTTCTGCTCCTTCGGATCAGGTTTCTTCTGAGATTTCTCTTGGTCTTTCGGATTTGATTCACTCAATCCAGACTTAACATTATTCACTGAGGAAGCTTTGGACATGGGTGCCTCCTTGTCATCTTTGTTCTCGCCTCTTCTTGTTCTCTGAGACAGAGTCCTCGACGGTTTTTCTTGTTCCTTCGGATCGGGTTTTTTCTTCCCCTTATCCTCGGCTTTCTTTCCAACCTGTGCTGTAGTAGCACTTCTTGTGACCTTAGTCCTTGGATTTGGTGTTCTCATTTCCAGTTGCCGTTTCTGTGACGAAGTTTCAGGAGCTGATGCATTTGTAGTTCTTTTCTTCTCTGGTTCCTTCTCCTTCGTTGGACTAACATTTCTTCTTCTACCGAGTCTCCTCCTGGATTCTGCAGTCTCATCGAAAGACGCATCAATTATTTCTGAATCTTCCGAATTCTGACTCTGAGGTAGATTCTCTTGAGACTTTGGTGTTTTCTGCGTTTCTGGCAGGAAAACCGAATCATCCCCTTCTGTCAGTGTTTCCTGACTCTGTGACCGTGGAGATGGTGTTGCTGGTACTAATACTCCTTCTTCAGCAACATTAGTCTTTTCAGCATCTCCTGTAACTGTTTTGTCTTCAGCAACTACGGAATTCTGTTCTTCAGTGGCATCTTCTGTAATCGTCTCCAGATGATTCTCTGCATTTTTCTCCCCTTCCTCATTGTCACTTTCTTCCTCTCCATCCTCCTCGTCGGAATTCTTCTCAGCATTTGCCACGGAATTGGTCATTCTCGTGGATGAAAATGACAATGTTGGCCTCTTAATCCCGTCCATGAGATCcttaaaggatccaatattctTAGCCACTTTTTCATCTAATCCAGTCACTTTTAGCAACTGATCGCACGAGTTCTTCAGGTCCCGCCTGAATGAAGGATCATCAGACACTTCGAGTGATAGGAGTCCTTTGGACAGAATCTTCAGCAATTCCTTGTGCGTCACATTGTCCTGCATGGCATTGATGAAGGACATCCCAATTGTATTGTGAATATTGAGTCCGGGACTGCAGAATTGTGGACGAGTCACATCAATTACGAACTTCATCACAGTTTCCGGTTTGATCTCCTGCAATGGACTATCAATGGGTGCTTCGAAGATGATAAAGAGTGTTGGCAGCAGGGCCGGTTGAAGATATTCCTGTTTGCGCTCCTTGGTCAGACTCTCAAAGAAAATGCCCAAAATCTGATTGATTTCTGGCTCAGTGGCTGGATTGAAGTAGTACAGCATGAGTTTGGATACAATATTGGATTCTGTGTAGTGTCCATGCAAGACAAATCGACAGAAACCCAGCACAAGAGCCTGAACAATGCAACTATATTCGCAATTTTCCAGCAAATGTGACAAACGTCCCAGAATATCCACAATACTCTGCGACGTATCCTGATCACCCTGATCCAACACCGATGTCGAAAAGAGTTGACGAGATTTTGTCTTTCCGGACACCTTTCCTAAGTCATCCTCTGACGGTGCATCAATGAAAAACTCCAGTCCATATCGATCAACCAATTCAAAAAGACACTCAATTGCAATTGTCCACACGCGAACATTTGAATTAAGTACAAATTGTTCCGATAGCTTCTTGGTGACTTCCTTGGCCAGCATACTATACAGCATACTGCAAGTGGTGGCACACTTGAAAGCCCATTCCCTGACACTTGTATTGAGTGATTCCATATGGCGGCAAATGAATTGATTGTAGAGATTGACAACAGATGGCGTGATGCTGTTTGTGTGCTTAGAACAAATTGTGTAGAAAATAATTTGCAGGCACTTCAATGTCGTTTCCGTGGAAATCTTCTGTGGTACCTTCAGCAGATCCATATTCAGGACAGTATCTGATGTTTGTCCAGTTTCTGCCACAATCAACGGATGCAGCATCTTCACATATTCCTCATTGCACTGAGCCCATTCCTCAGTAGCCTTCTGAGCATTAGCATAATCTTTCTTCTGCACAAAAGCATTTTCCTGCTCCTTCAAATCCATCATCTTCACCTTGAGTGCCGACACCTTCAGCTGCAAATCAATATCAGCCTTCTTCAGCACAGTATTCTCCATCTCACTGTCCACAGTCACATTGGCATCATCCAAATGTAGAATCTCATTGACAATCTCAACAACAGTTTGCAGGCGTTCATCAGCAATTGGATAgactttttcaaatattctcaCCAACACAGAAACATTCCACTCCTCCAGATTGTACTTCACCAAAATTGCCTGTAGCAACTGCTTCAAATTATTCCGACCTACTTCATCGCCCAAATCATATTTAGCCAGAATCTCCAGTAAACTCAGCAGAACATACTGATTCTTCATTTGCTGCCACTTATCAGCTTCGTAGTGGACATTTTCACAGTATTTCTCACTATAGCCACAAAAGACACTCAATTCTGGCAAAATTGCATTCAACTCGTTAAAGTCATTCTCTTGGAGGTAACTCACAGCAGCCTCCCAGTAGACAGCCACTTCAATATTGAGTGACTTGAAGGGCACGCAACGTGGGAAGTTTTGCCTATTTGATGTTTCCAtttcctcttcttcttcatccTCCTCATCAGATGCTTTTCGAGTCTTCTCCGGAGCTGTGAATCCTAAGGCTGTTACAATCTTGGTCACATCGCTCTTCCTAAAATGAATCAAGATGAAGAGAGTTATATGGAAACTATTCCAAGAGGAACCTCTAGACTAGATCTATTATAGTGAAAAGAAGGTCATCTGTTCTTTATATAATGACAGTTCTCCTTCGCCTTCCCATTCGGAATCTTGCATCCAAAAGGTCAAAGGAGCCACATGGAGGTAGATAACTTGACAAAAACGCGTCGAAGTTTAATTGCTTTTAAGAAAACTGTCATAAACGTTaagaaaatctcaacaaaagTCTGCACAGGGCACACAGGGCTGTTGAATCTAACAAGGCATActtcagtctatcaagagtaTTTTGGTCCAGAACTTTGAGCACAAAGATATGTAAGTGTTACCATATTCGTCTGAAATGTGAACCATCAGCAAACAAAATTGCGGATGACTACGACAAAAGTATTCGATAACGGTATCATGAGTGCTACGGGGTAATTTTAGTCCAGCAAATACCCCTTAAGAGGTTCCGGTGGGCTGGCCATTTGGTTCTCAATGATGTGGACAACCCAGATAGGAAAGTCCTTAGGGGCGGACTCTATATACGTCTATAACATAACGTCTATATACATATAACGTTATATAACATATAACGTCTATaacaagcacctccgagaggttcttggaattattccaagaaaacaagaaatttgacgtattaaaatcttgaaatattggttccacaATTGCTAATTCCACACGGTGTGTGTCTTGGATTTTAGGATTTCAatacatttgacagatttgacattttgatcttgattttttgatttcagaatactaaaatcttggaatttttttgattttgatcttgatcttggtctcagaattgaggccattatttacctaatttattgaatcactctATCAGAGTCTTAGCAAAAAATCCGCCATTCATCACTTTCTTAACATTTCACGTGAGAATTTGTTTGCAAAAATATGAGGAATTAtctttgattaaaatgatttacaaatttgtggtaattaaaaaatgaatactcagagactctaattttttttgcgAACAAGTACGTTTTCTTTCATCCGTTGCCTCGAATCGGCAcatttttttcgtggaaaattgcgctcagctgtcatcttcacagccattattagatgtttttgttgtgatagaacaatttaccagtgagtttcattaaatttaacaattttagaagttGTATCATGTGAATACACAGTACACAGTGTAAGGATGACAAAGAAGCTTCAATGAAGCCTTGTAGAGTGATTTAGATGCCAAGAAAGTAGGAGAATTCTCATAAAAAACGTCTGCCGATCCGTGGCTCACccccttccgatccgtggtgcACCTGATTAAGTCCCTTCCGATCTGCGGAACACATTGCATCCTTCcaattacacctatatattattaatttccgtaattagcaaaagtgtcaatacacGAAGATGGTTAAACGGATCACTAATATTGTCAGTTAAAtcagagggccaatttttgaaattctcactcgtacccgctctttagtggccgagaaaaaatgactcgcacaccccgcagattctTGAGTGCGTGCAACGGGTACTTTATGgtataaagaagtcgttacagaaggatttgaatctaccaggtgtgcgagtcaatttctctcggccactaaagagctcgcgggtgcgagtgagaatttcaaaaattggccctcagaATTTGTCggaacttccttttgacaacttttcaggagacgaaattttcagttcaacattatttttcttaaaaatgagcctcgaatgcgatacttttgagccaaaataataaaagtggcactaataaactgtaagttaaatcgagaaaatctttataaaattatttaaaagctgagatattgagatatatgttcggtgaaacacaataaaattttatcgtaacttacaTCGTTTACAAAGctgtaacttccaatgtatggagatctttgAAGTtatgacaattttcaaaaatgcattatacagtagactctctcaaattcgggcatatgggaccgaaatgtcagccgaattagacagaaattcgggcgacaaagtttttgaaatgcaacgatttatTATTCATGTGCAAagagatattgagtttacacactcatatataacgtaaattgcatgaaaaccccttaataatgcaaaattacatcaaaactaagacaaaccatgccaaattttagcatatttgattcatttgataatcataatcaaacttgaaaaatgacaacaaacttttttcaaatgtaaccgctgcccgaattaaaaagtagtccgatcttaaaagagccgaatttgcgagagtctactgtatcaatttcaatgactctagtgataataagagcctttatttgactaaattaatcaattaaactcttatccctgtccctaaaaacttttatttcataaattttgcatgacgtgtcgtcgcttgttttgttttgaattaataacAGATGAGCAGGGGTTTTTTCTCACtttattctcacaaataatgaattaaaatgatttaatgttgcattattcgcactgtgtTTGGATATATGGAAGAGTTTGTGCAcgtttaatgagaaatattaaatttttgctgcaaattagaAGCCACGCaaatgagcaaaagaagttacggtaaatgctgattagagaaaattttgtatgaaaatttgtcataacttcaccaaaaatggaagttacgacaaattctgataaatttttattatttaagggTACTTACGacaatttttgtgtaaaataatttttaatgggcttttaaaagtttctttttctcaagtgcttttaataaacaaaattacgccgattctaaatatatctcaaaatcgcagaaatgaagttacgacaaatgctgatttaactgacgatataacaattggcatgtaaaaaatacccaaatagtgttttggaactCATATATTCAACTAACTATAGAGCACGTCTCTTAatattccgatccgtggtacatttcccttacaaacattttttgtacacattatacgcaatgaaaaatttcatttgatggCTAATCTACCCCCGGACTTCCctgtttaggatttttttttctttttttccgtAATTTCTTTCCCCATAAAAGTATTTATGTCACatgcaaaatgaataaaagcaaCTTGAGGACTTACTTGAAAATGTGCTGGAGAGCTTGAAGAGCACATTTCCTGAATCTCTGCATTTCTTTGTCGTTGGTGTCCAGTTTGAGAGCCCCCACGAAGGCAATGTAGTTGTCACTGTAGGAATCCAGCCAGCGCGGAAGCATCACGTTAATTGTGGCCTTCCGGACGAGTTCACTGTGATCATTGAGTCCCTGCTCCAGGAACGTCAGACGCTCAGCCACTTTGTAGGAGCGCACCGGGTAGCTACTCATCTGCAGAACGACGTGCCTGCGCACCTTCTCGTCCACATCCCAGAGGCGCTCGATGATGGGCGGAATGGTGTTCATGTTGCGCCCAATGGAAGTTATGATGTGCTGACGCACCTTGATGCACGGATCTGTGCTCAAGTGGAAGAAGTACTGCTTGAGGATGACGTCATTGGGATCATCTGGCATTTGGAGGCGCTGAAGTGCCAAGACAGCTTGTGCCCGGATGTTTGCATTGATGTCGGACATTCTCTCGCTCATGTACTTGTGGATGCTGTCACAGATATTGTCATCCAGAACAGCTTCCTCACCCAGAGACTTGAGAATTAGGTTGACAAACTCACAAAGGCGGTATCGCACATTAATATCATTGCTGGAAGTCTgcaaaaatgcaagaaaaaaaccatgagCTTTTCATTATTCCGGACGATTCCGGACAATGCTAGCTAAATGATGATAAACTCACCGACAGGAGCCACTTAAAGACATCTTTGACCAGTGGATGGGTTTCTTCTGTATTGTGAATAGCGACAAATTTGGCACAGAAGCCCAGAGCATTGGATGCATACTCATTGTTAACATCTCTCACCATCGTTGAACGCAGGATTAACAGGAAGTCATTTATAAAATCTTCATGTTTGTCCTGTAAATTTAGatggaaatttataaaaaaaaccaaatctTCACAGTCTTCTCCCTCAATTCCTTACTTTTTCATAGATTTTCTGCAGTTCCTTGATGTACTTCTCATGATGCCGATGGGCATGTTCCTGCGTCTGGAGAATCAGGGTAGTAATCTTCTGATTTTTTGGCCTTTTGGGAGCATTCTGCCTTGCTGTTGCCTTTGGTGGTGCATTTTCGTCACTTTGGAGACGGATTTTCCGTTTCCGCGGCATCGCACTGGAGGATTTTGCtcttaaaattgtaaaatatccGGATAAAGCGCGGGCTTCTCTTCACCCTAACCTCAAATTTGCGCGTCACTAATtcaagagaaaaaatagagaaaggtttggaaattttcataccTGTATTAATGCTCTTGGTCCAAGAGAACAATTTGTGATGATTTTTACTAAATTtcctcacaaaatacaacaaataAATTCACTTTTCTACTGCACAGAAATCTCAGCTtcgctcttcttcttcttcttctctttaaCAGGACGTCATCGCACTTCGCGACAaaagaactttttaaaaaaaataacggtCTTTAGTGCTTATTTTTTTCAGGTTTTTGAGCAAACTTTGTAAAACAACTTGAACTTTTACGCTTTGCAtgagaattttgaaataattatacTCACCTTCCTACGATTTCATCACATTTTTGGAGTAAAAAGacattattttttgttaaattcagTAACCACCGAATTTCACACTGAAAAAGAATCGCCCGAAGGTAtgcaaaacgatttttttcaaacCAATTCAAATCCAACTGAAAGTCCTCCTTATTTCAGACTTTGAAGCATTTCTTTATTTCCTCTCACACTCCTCAAAAacatgccaaaaaaaaagagctcAAGACGAGCAGAAAGTTCCTTCTGGACACAGACACAATCCAAAAATTGCTCCACGAACAGAAAAAAAGTCTCTAATTactaaagaaagaaaaaaagaatgtcTCTTTGTTATCTGGTTGCTTCATTAATCCCAAGGAAGACACACAATGTTGTTCTCAAAttgcaaaaaaagtcaattgaaAGTATTTCTACAATCTATTTTGTTCTTTGAGAATTTTTGCACAGTAAAAAGAAAGTTTCTTCTTAGCAAGTCTTCTCAGTTAaatcttttaactttttctcctttttttggaacttggtaatttttttttcttcatcaaaaAATTCACTATATTAACATTATTCTTGacaatttctcatattttttttattttctttaaattctaatCTCACCatctcaatatttatttaatcatttttagttgtatttatacatttttttcatgttttttttcttgctaagCTAAATTGCGTATGTTTTACatcattaattatttttttctttttctctctctcaaaatctttttcttttgctCCTCAATTTTATTGTTGAAGAAGAATGTGTcttcttcatttatttttttttcatcaggCAAAAAAGAAACTGAAAGTTGtgatataaaagtttctttttccttaaaattacacacaattgaagatttctctggtATTTATTGAATGTCTTTTATTTTGGGGTCTATTGCAAAGGGTAGTAGAGAAAAAGGATTAGCTGCAAGAATGCAtcttgagtatttttttttgttatttgctgTATTTAGGAAGAaactaataaaataatgtaataaTTTTCAGGAAATGTTGTGCATTAGTTGCATGCAATTATCGTATTGAAAATCACATGTTTCATGCAACTAATAatgaggggtaactcattccggCGAAATAGATACAGTCTGCCCAGGGCACGAGAgagaaattagagaattcttCCAAAACCTGAGAAAGACTTGAAAATTACTAGGAACCCTTGGAAATCCTTAGAAACCCGAGTGTATTTTTGAACAGGAGTTTTTTTGGTTTGTAATCCCCGATAATCCCAAGAGTTTTTGTGTTTATGGCCAAACAGATGCGACAATCAGAACGAATGATTGGGGAACCCAGTTCTCCAAATTTCACCCAGAGACAGA
Proteins encoded in this window:
- the LOC129800323 gene encoding condensin complex subunit 3 — translated: MPRKRKIRLQSDENAPPKATARQNAPKRPKNQKITTLILQTQEHAHRHHEKYIKELQKIYEKDKHEDFINDFLLILRSTMVRDVNNEYASNALGFCAKFVAIHNTEETHPLVKDVFKWLLSTSSNDINVRYRLCEFVNLILKSLGEEAVLDDNICDSIHKYMSERMSDINANIRAQAVLALQRLQMPDDPNDVILKQYFFHLSTDPCIKVRQHIITSIGRNMNTIPPIIERLWDVDEKVRRHVVLQMSSYPVRSYKVAERLTFLEQGLNDHSELVRKATINVMLPRWLDSYSDNYIAFVGALKLDTNDKEMQRFRKCALQALQHIFKKSDVTKIVTALGFTAPEKTRKASDEEDEEEEEMETSNRQNFPRCVPFKSLNIEVAVYWEAAVSYLQENDFNELNAILPELSVFCGYSEKYCENVHYEADKWQQMKNQYVLLSLLEILAKYDLGDEVGRNNLKQLLQAILVKYNLEEWNVSVLVRIFEKVYPIADERLQTVVEIVNEILHLDDANVTVDSEMENTVLKKADIDLQLKVSALKVKMMDLKEQENAFVQKKDYANAQKATEEWAQCNEEYVKMLHPLIVAETGQTSDTVLNMDLLKVPQKISTETTLKCLQIIFYTICSKHTNSITPSVVNLYNQFICRHMESLNTSVREWAFKCATTCSMLYSMLAKEVTKKLSEQFVLNSNVRVWTIAIECLFELVDRYGLEFFIDAPSEDDLGKVSGKTKSRQLFSTSVLDQGDQDTSQSIVDILGRLSHLLENCEYSCIVQALVLGFCRFVLHGHYTESNIVSKLMLYYFNPATEPEINQILGIFFESLTKERKQEYLQPALLPTLFIIFEAPIDSPLQEIKPETVMKFVIDVTRPQFCSPGLNIHNTIGMSFINAMQDNVTHKELLKILSKGLLSLEVSDDPSFRRDLKNSCDQLLKVTGLDEKVAKNIGSFKDLMDGIKRPTLSFSSTRMTNSVANAEKNSDEEDGEEESDNEEGEKNAENHLETITEDATEEQNSVVAEDKTVTGDAEKTNVAEEGVLVPATPSPRSQSQETLTEGDDSVFLPETQKTPKSQENLPQSQNSEDSEIIDASFDETAESRRRLGRRRNVSPTKEKEPEKKRTTNASAPETSSQKRQLEMRTPNPRTKVTRSATTAQVGKKAEDKGKKKPDPKEQEKPSRTLSQRTRRGENKDDKEAPMSKASSVNNVKSGLSESNPKDQEKSQKKPDPKEQKKVKPKEPEKSLRTPSDRTRRGENKGDSPSQSSTARSTKSGPSTRSLQEQKKADRKSPKKPVEKESESASRTPSQRGRRSENRNDKETPLSLSQTSSASSIKSGPSTRSLQEQKKVDRKSPKKPVEKEPERPSRTPRTPFQRGRRSENRNDKETPISSSQSSTASSTKSGPSAQNLREQKKPDRKSPKKPVEKEPERPSRTPSQRGRRSENRNDKETPMSLSQSSSASSVKSGPSTPKRAKNVQVAVSPLSRSYIQMQMMSPQHRTRRATAEEYSRNNIMTRTRIHHLSPSSRSSSQRSKSSQDSNRSTRSRQ